The Thermonema lapsum genome window below encodes:
- a CDS encoding PAS domain S-box protein produces MKTRKNISLGLKITAVVLLVALLAVGSVSYFAFQESKATFRKSAIESLHAFSALKVEKINLFADEIERGLSIGTRLNAAKRRILFDETDEQNITPDFAERPDAPFAPENNDADLLPDTPVSAEENQPQFGKQGNQNALPDIDPLTFFLTPEAELDSAIVILRKVYDLHNVYLLNEDQQVKYIADKRASIQEENKKFKAPVVEPNFLEASRESVHFSKVFLQDNVPYLLAAAPVIDRQERIGYLVFEIEFERIDRLVNDRIGLGNSGEVLLVQLQGANAVYVLNKRPLLQQKDPIKSMNLAQMGTLDALDIPLAVRKALAGEKAELEETDDLGKEVLVVTDYLPQLNWGVIVKIDTAEAYAPAFGLLKRFLLSAAITLLVALLIGLIFSQFFVQSLGILRDAIASLAKGRLPASIEVDSKDEVGEMAAYLNRLVMNLRSMANFASRIGKQDFDVDFKPASEDDVLATALLSMRDSIVSSAREEDEKRWIVEGVKEVGDILRARNDLKEMGEELLAYVVQRVGAVQGAFYVMNESEKEEGVSYLEMYASYAYNKKKYLEARFKVARKYAEGLVGQAAIERDMIRRTEIPEDYLTITSGLLGEQRPRSLLIMPLITNETEVMGCLELASLQPFEEDGREVKFVQEISGIIARTIFNIKTAEKEAKLLAETTQLNIELQARQKELEKIAKDLQEKSRELQKTVEQLELEKQAVQNEQRKTQILLENASEVIIIYDETIHIRYISPSVSRILGYSVEEMVGINDVVYVEDEWKESYRRMFEELKQYPDEQITIQMEYRKKNGEAIWVEATGTNLLQDPVIKGIVVNMRDITERKRAEREERMRSQMQALSENSPDLIMRLNPEGVIYYINPTIENYTGKSKEEYLQKVLNNELLPEEVVRQMYRVLEGVSARREKITLEIEFPSVLGNRVMQLNAIPEFGEDNELESILVVLHDITVMKEYQFEIETANKKVTDSINYAKRIQDAIMPDTEILRSYFADSFVIFKPRDVVSGDFPWIVRKDDFVYVAAADCTGHGVPGALVSLIGYFLMNNIIDTRSDILPNDFLDLLDKEMTHTLRQDREDSVTRDGMDVALARIDLKNKKILYAGAHRPLYYLYPSDEKVQEIKGDKMPIGGGQFHDREKFSLHELEIKEGLSIYLFSDGMPDQFGGPQNRKFSSKRIRDIILEHRQEAMDKIALALDTDFMEWMGDKKQTDDILFIGIRF; encoded by the coding sequence ATGAAAACGCGGAAAAACATAAGCTTAGGACTAAAAATTACAGCCGTAGTGCTGTTGGTGGCTCTTTTGGCAGTGGGCTCGGTGAGCTACTTTGCCTTTCAAGAAAGCAAAGCAACTTTTAGAAAAAGTGCCATAGAGTCATTGCATGCGTTCTCTGCCCTCAAGGTGGAAAAAATCAACCTCTTTGCCGATGAAATAGAGCGGGGCTTATCTATAGGTACGCGCCTGAATGCTGCTAAACGCCGCATCTTGTTCGACGAGACCGACGAGCAAAACATTACCCCTGACTTTGCCGAAAGACCTGATGCCCCTTTTGCTCCGGAAAATAACGATGCCGACCTCTTGCCAGACACCCCAGTTTCTGCAGAAGAAAACCAGCCTCAGTTCGGTAAACAAGGCAATCAAAACGCTTTGCCGGATATTGACCCCTTGACTTTCTTCCTTACGCCCGAAGCTGAGCTGGATAGTGCCATCGTGATTCTGCGTAAGGTGTATGACCTACACAACGTTTATCTCTTGAACGAAGACCAGCAGGTGAAATACATAGCTGACAAGCGGGCAAGCATACAAGAAGAAAACAAGAAATTCAAAGCACCCGTCGTAGAACCCAACTTCCTTGAAGCAAGTCGCGAATCCGTGCATTTTAGCAAGGTCTTTTTGCAAGACAACGTGCCTTATCTGTTGGCGGCAGCGCCCGTAATAGACCGCCAAGAGCGCATCGGCTATTTGGTGTTTGAAATTGAGTTTGAACGTATTGACCGCTTAGTGAACGACCGCATTGGCTTGGGCAACAGCGGCGAAGTGCTACTGGTACAACTGCAGGGGGCAAATGCCGTTTATGTGCTCAACAAGCGCCCTCTGTTGCAACAAAAAGACCCCATCAAAAGCATGAATCTGGCTCAGATGGGCACCCTCGATGCCCTGGATATTCCTTTGGCAGTGCGTAAGGCATTGGCGGGTGAAAAAGCAGAGTTGGAAGAGACTGATGACCTGGGCAAAGAAGTATTGGTAGTTACCGACTACCTGCCCCAGTTGAATTGGGGAGTTATTGTTAAAATAGACACTGCTGAGGCGTATGCGCCCGCCTTTGGCTTGCTTAAACGTTTCCTGCTTTCAGCAGCTATCACCCTGTTGGTGGCGTTGCTGATTGGGCTTATCTTCTCTCAATTCTTTGTTCAGTCTTTGGGCATTTTGCGCGATGCCATCGCTTCTTTGGCAAAGGGGCGTCTGCCGGCTTCTATCGAAGTCGATTCAAAAGACGAAGTCGGAGAGATGGCGGCTTACCTCAATCGCTTGGTTATGAACCTGCGCAGTATGGCAAACTTTGCCTCTCGTATCGGTAAGCAAGACTTTGACGTGGATTTTAAGCCGGCAAGCGAAGACGACGTCTTGGCGACCGCCTTGCTTAGTATGCGCGACAGCATTGTGTCGTCGGCACGCGAAGAGGATGAAAAACGCTGGATTGTAGAAGGTGTCAAGGAAGTGGGTGATATTCTGCGTGCGCGTAACGACCTCAAAGAGATGGGCGAAGAGCTGCTGGCGTATGTGGTGCAAAGAGTGGGAGCCGTGCAGGGAGCTTTTTATGTGATGAATGAAAGCGAGAAGGAAGAAGGAGTAAGTTATCTGGAAATGTATGCCAGCTACGCTTACAATAAAAAGAAATACTTGGAAGCCCGTTTCAAAGTAGCGCGCAAATATGCCGAAGGCTTGGTCGGGCAAGCTGCCATCGAGCGGGATATGATTCGCCGTACCGAAATACCCGAAGACTACCTGACCATCACTTCCGGTTTGTTGGGCGAACAGCGCCCCCGAAGCCTGCTTATCATGCCTCTGATTACCAATGAAACTGAGGTGATGGGCTGCTTGGAACTGGCTTCGCTACAACCCTTCGAAGAAGACGGGCGCGAGGTGAAGTTTGTGCAGGAAATCAGTGGTATCATTGCCCGTACTATCTTCAACATCAAAACCGCCGAAAAAGAAGCCAAGCTCTTAGCCGAAACTACCCAGCTGAACATAGAGCTTCAGGCACGGCAAAAGGAGCTCGAAAAAATAGCGAAGGACTTGCAGGAAAAAAGCCGTGAGCTGCAAAAAACAGTAGAACAGCTCGAACTCGAAAAGCAAGCTGTGCAAAACGAGCAACGAAAAACACAAATCCTACTTGAAAATGCTTCTGAGGTAATTATCATCTACGACGAAACCATTCATATACGCTATATCAGCCCTTCGGTAAGCCGAATCCTTGGTTATAGTGTAGAGGAAATGGTAGGAATCAACGATGTAGTGTACGTAGAAGACGAGTGGAAAGAGTCTTATCGTCGCATGTTTGAAGAACTGAAACAGTACCCCGATGAGCAGATAACCATTCAAATGGAATACCGCAAGAAGAATGGCGAAGCCATTTGGGTAGAGGCAACCGGTACCAACCTCTTGCAAGACCCCGTCATCAAAGGTATTGTAGTGAACATGCGTGACATCACCGAGCGCAAGCGCGCCGAGCGTGAAGAGCGGATGCGCTCACAGATGCAGGCTCTTTCCGAAAACTCGCCCGATTTGATTATGCGTCTCAACCCCGAAGGGGTCATTTACTATATCAACCCCACTATTGAAAACTATACCGGAAAATCGAAAGAAGAATACCTGCAAAAGGTATTGAACAATGAGTTACTGCCCGAAGAAGTGGTGCGCCAGATGTACCGTGTGCTTGAAGGAGTGAGTGCCCGCCGCGAAAAGATAACGCTCGAAATAGAGTTCCCTTCTGTGTTGGGCAACCGGGTCATGCAGCTCAATGCCATACCGGAATTTGGTGAAGACAACGAACTGGAGTCTATTTTGGTGGTGCTGCACGACATCACCGTGATGAAAGAATATCAATTCGAAATTGAAACAGCTAATAAGAAGGTAACCGATAGCATCAACTACGCAAAACGTATCCAAGATGCCATCATGCCCGATACCGAAATCTTGCGTTCTTACTTTGCAGACTCTTTCGTTATCTTTAAACCTCGCGACGTAGTCAGTGGCGATTTCCCGTGGATTGTGCGTAAAGATGACTTTGTGTATGTGGCAGCCGCCGACTGTACCGGTCACGGGGTACCTGGCGCTTTGGTGTCGCTCATCGGTTATTTTCTGATGAACAACATCATCGATACCCGTAGCGATATTTTACCCAATGATTTTTTGGACTTGCTTGACAAAGAAATGACGCACACTTTGCGTCAGGACCGTGAGGATAGCGTAACCCGTGACGGCATGGACGTAGCCTTGGCTCGTATCGACCTGAAAAACAAGAAAATTTTGTATGCAGGA
- a CDS encoding GAF domain-containing protein translates to MKNLYKIAAILFMLAFLVGVGFLVNDLTVLQDRLAVALDLKDLAQRQKMEPVLWQLVLHIALTIGAALLTIFFLMLNASRAKIVVARQVEEEITRNKQEKEAVLEDAATAMRREIEEKAARIRAIISAKAGSDDFYTQVLAAIAEAVEASQGILYLSKWREGVQYLELQAGYAYYASEGLPQTFEIGEGFIGQAVKDKRTLVFNELPEGYISVPVVSGLGKGAPKSLLIAPMLDSDKKILGAVELASFRNFTEKDKLLVEEAMALLASHMLLLATSANNEE, encoded by the coding sequence ATGAAGAACCTATACAAAATAGCAGCTATCCTTTTTATGTTGGCTTTTTTGGTGGGGGTTGGCTTCCTTGTCAATGACCTCACTGTTTTGCAGGATAGGCTGGCAGTAGCTCTGGATTTGAAAGATTTGGCACAAAGACAAAAGATGGAACCTGTTCTTTGGCAGCTGGTTTTGCATATAGCACTTACCATTGGCGCTGCACTGCTAACCATTTTCTTTTTGATGCTGAATGCCAGTAGAGCCAAAATTGTAGTTGCCCGTCAAGTAGAAGAAGAAATAACACGGAATAAACAAGAAAAAGAAGCGGTGCTTGAGGATGCTGCCACAGCCATGCGCCGTGAAATAGAAGAAAAGGCAGCGCGTATTCGTGCCATTATCAGTGCCAAAGCCGGCAGCGATGACTTTTATACCCAAGTATTGGCTGCAATAGCCGAAGCCGTAGAGGCAAGTCAAGGCATACTTTATCTGAGCAAATGGCGTGAGGGTGTGCAATACCTCGAATTGCAAGCCGGTTATGCTTATTATGCTTCTGAAGGACTGCCCCAGACTTTTGAAATAGGAGAAGGCTTCATCGGGCAGGCTGTCAAAGACAAAAGAACACTTGTGTTTAATGAACTGCCGGAAGGTTATATCTCGGTGCCGGTTGTATCTGGGCTGGGCAAAGGGGCGCCCAAAAGCCTCTTGATTGCCCCCATGCTCGACAGCGACAAGAAAATTTTAGGTGCCGTTGAGCTGGCAAGCTTTAGGAATTTTACAGAAAAAGATAAATTACTGGTCGAAGAAGCGATGGCGTTGTTGGCGTCGCACATGCTTTTGCTAGCAACAAGCGCCAACAATGAGGAATAA
- a CDS encoding chemotaxis protein CheB yields MARFDHISSKYKLIVIGGSAGSFQVVSHILQALPDDFSLPIVMCLHRLKDVREGFTEALSLKTNKAVVEPLDKELIKKGTIYLAPANYHLCIELGQTFSLSTEETVNNSRPSIDLLFETAAYAYREKLIGILLSGANRDGAWGMKKIHDRGGLTIVQEPSECLIDTMPVAAMQATKIDYVLRSEQIIDFLHKLHKQYA; encoded by the coding sequence ATGGCTCGTTTCGATCATATAAGTTCTAAATACAAGTTGATTGTCATAGGAGGTTCGGCAGGGAGCTTTCAGGTGGTTTCGCACATCTTGCAGGCACTTCCCGATGACTTCTCTCTACCCATCGTGATGTGCTTGCATCGCTTGAAAGACGTAAGAGAAGGCTTTACCGAGGCGCTTTCGTTAAAAACCAACAAAGCAGTAGTTGAACCGCTCGATAAAGAACTTATCAAAAAGGGTACGATTTATCTGGCACCGGCTAACTACCACTTGTGCATAGAGTTAGGGCAAACTTTTTCGCTTTCTACCGAAGAAACTGTCAATAATTCGCGTCCCTCTATCGACCTGTTGTTTGAAACAGCCGCTTATGCCTATCGCGAAAAGCTTATCGGTATTCTGTTGTCGGGGGCTAACCGTGATGGGGCATGGGGCATGAAAAAAATACATGATCGCGGGGGGCTCACCATCGTGCAGGAACCCTCAGAGTGTTTGATAGATACTATGCCTGTCGCAGCCATGCAAGCCACCAAAATAGATTATGTGTTGCGAAGTGAGCAGATAATTGATTTTTTACATAAATTACATAAGCAATACGCTTAA
- a CDS encoding CheR family methyltransferase, which translates to MENIEKPEIEIAQLRRLIEVIKKRYDYDFSNYAMSSFRRRVQRFIELFRMENMEELIRKLELDKHFFKTFLSEITVNVTEMFRDPSFWVELRDEIVPSILMNKKEFRVWHAGCSSGEEILSMAILLDEMDVLDQVEIVATDIDYSILAKAQEATYNLRNMEDVNRKNYQRFLGKRSLEHYYTVQDGKAVMDKRLLRNVQFVEHNLVNGEKIGVFDLILCRNVMIYFNQTLQNEVLKLFHASLPRYGYLAIGSKESLIWCEYANKFIVVNNNEKIYKKIRD; encoded by the coding sequence ATGGAAAACATAGAAAAACCGGAAATTGAAATTGCCCAGTTGCGCCGTCTTATCGAAGTAATAAAGAAGCGCTATGACTACGATTTCAGTAACTACGCCATGTCTTCTTTCCGGCGTCGCGTGCAGCGCTTCATCGAGTTGTTTCGTATGGAAAACATGGAAGAGCTCATCCGCAAGCTGGAATTGGACAAGCACTTTTTCAAAACCTTCCTTTCCGAGATTACCGTGAACGTCACGGAGATGTTTCGAGACCCTTCCTTTTGGGTGGAGCTGCGCGATGAGATTGTGCCCAGCATCTTGATGAATAAAAAAGAGTTCCGTGTGTGGCATGCCGGCTGCTCTTCGGGCGAGGAAATCTTATCTATGGCTATCTTGCTCGACGAAATGGACGTGCTCGACCAAGTAGAAATAGTAGCTACCGACATCGACTACAGCATCTTGGCAAAGGCGCAGGAAGCCACCTATAACCTGCGCAATATGGAAGACGTAAACAGAAAAAATTACCAGCGCTTTTTGGGTAAACGTAGCCTTGAGCACTATTATACGGTGCAAGATGGCAAAGCAGTGATGGATAAAAGACTGCTTCGTAATGTGCAGTTTGTGGAGCACAATTTAGTGAACGGAGAGAAAATCGGTGTGTTTGACCTCATCCTTTGCCGCAATGTGATGATTTATTTTAATCAAACATTGCAGAATGAAGTGCTGAAGCTGTTTCACGCCAGCTTGCCCCGTTATGGCTATTTGGCTATTGGTTCCAAAGAGTCGCTCATATGGTGTGAATATGCCAACAAATTTATTGTTGTCAACAACAACGAAAAGATTTACAAAAAAATAAGAGATTAA
- a CDS encoding DUF721 domain-containing protein, which produces MRDKHRIAHQKPLSFSEVLAHMIEQHQAKHRFYDMRIGDMWAQLLGPNVAEQTEKIYLRGDTLYVYLRSPVLKNQLLFARDKIKERLNAQMKREVIKKIVLC; this is translated from the coding sequence ATGAGAGACAAACACAGAATAGCCCACCAAAAGCCGCTGAGTTTTAGCGAGGTGCTGGCACATATGATAGAACAACACCAAGCCAAACATCGCTTCTATGACATGCGTATAGGCGATATGTGGGCGCAGCTGCTGGGTCCTAACGTGGCGGAGCAAACCGAAAAAATCTATTTGCGTGGCGATACCCTCTATGTGTACTTGCGGTCGCCTGTATTAAAAAACCAGCTTCTTTTTGCCAGAGACAAAATAAAAGAACGATTAAACGCCCAAATGAAACGAGAAGTGATAAAAAAAATAGTACTTTGTTAA
- the recF gene encoding DNA replication/repair protein RecF (All proteins in this family for which functions are known are DNA-binding proteins that assist the filamentation of RecA onto DNA for the initiation of recombination or recombinational repair.) gives MMHLINISLNNFKNYAFLTLDFHEKLNVFVGQNGAGKTNLLEAIYWLLTGKSMLGHGERYAIRYGCDGWEVEGDIRQTGRSSRLRCAFYPKQDRKAIFIDGSRMERLLDYYGRFPVVSFTPNDIDLIREAAEQRRRTMDAFFSQLSQEYALHLMQYHALLKRRNALLKERREGRALDQALLEVFNMRLEQEAYPLYELRSRFTGELRPLVARYYEQLSGGKEQIDIVYRSQLHEASLQQLWQESLSIDLKMGFTSNGIHRDDWSLLLNDVPMKWSGSQGQRKTFLVALKLAMSDLLFLRKQQNPLLLLDDIFDKLDAERVAALLQLVQQQHFGQVFITDTSQERMQRLLNESKLPAALFKVKQGEVLQL, from the coding sequence ATGATGCATCTGATAAACATAAGCCTGAACAACTTTAAAAACTATGCCTTTTTGACATTAGACTTTCACGAAAAGCTGAATGTGTTTGTAGGGCAGAATGGAGCAGGCAAAACCAATCTGTTGGAAGCTATTTATTGGTTGCTTACGGGCAAAAGCATGTTGGGGCACGGCGAGCGTTATGCCATCCGTTATGGCTGTGATGGTTGGGAGGTCGAAGGCGATATTCGTCAGACGGGAAGAAGCAGCCGCCTGCGCTGTGCTTTTTATCCGAAGCAAGACCGTAAAGCCATATTCATAGACGGTAGCCGCATGGAGCGTCTTTTGGATTACTACGGTCGCTTTCCGGTGGTGAGCTTTACGCCCAACGACATAGATTTGATACGGGAAGCCGCCGAGCAACGTCGTCGCACGATGGATGCTTTTTTTTCGCAGCTGTCGCAAGAATACGCCCTTCATTTGATGCAATACCACGCACTGCTGAAACGCCGTAATGCTTTGCTCAAAGAGAGGCGCGAAGGAAGAGCGCTCGACCAAGCCTTGCTCGAGGTTTTTAATATGCGTTTGGAGCAAGAGGCTTATCCCCTGTATGAACTGCGTAGCCGTTTTACCGGGGAGTTGCGCCCTTTGGTTGCGCGCTATTATGAGCAGCTTTCCGGAGGCAAAGAGCAGATTGACATAGTGTATCGTTCGCAGCTGCACGAAGCTTCTCTACAACAATTGTGGCAAGAGAGTTTGTCCATAGACCTTAAAATGGGTTTTACATCCAATGGCATTCATCGCGACGACTGGAGCCTGCTGCTGAACGATGTGCCCATGAAATGGAGCGGCTCACAAGGGCAGCGAAAGACTTTTCTAGTGGCTTTGAAGCTTGCCATGAGTGATTTGCTTTTTCTGAGAAAACAACAAAACCCGCTTTTGTTACTTGATGACATTTTTGATAAATTGGACGCTGAGAGAGTAGCGGCATTGTTGCAACTTGTACAGCAACAACACTTTGGACAGGTGTTTATTACAGATACCAGTCAGGAGCGTATGCAACGCCTGCTGAATGAAAGTAAACTGCCCGCTGCCCTCTTCAAAGTAAAACAAGGAGAAGTACTTCAACTATGA
- a CDS encoding DUF3098 domain-containing protein — translation MKNTQNPSNTPPSVFGKQNYILLIVSVLIIALGYILMLLDNEPFGFGFLGLTLGPIVSFLGFMMVFVALFYKKKGSPEA, via the coding sequence ATGAAAAATACCCAGAACCCATCTAACACACCGCCAAGCGTATTTGGCAAACAGAATTACATACTATTGATTGTCAGCGTGCTTATCATAGCTTTGGGCTACATACTTATGTTGCTCGACAACGAGCCTTTCGGCTTTGGTTTCTTGGGGCTTACTTTAGGTCCCATAGTAAGCTTTTTGGGCTTCATGATGGTGTTTGTTGCTCTTTTTTACAAGAAAAAAGGAAGTCCCGAGGCTTAA
- a CDS encoding undecaprenyl-diphosphate phosphatase has protein sequence MNFWEAILLAIVEGLTEFLPISSTGHLIIVSTFLDIAGNDFVKFFNVNIQFGAILSVVVLYYKRFFKSFDFYFKLVVGMLPAIVVGVLAGDYIDALLENVWVVSVALIVGGWVLVKIDEWLPASAANASKEVGFRESFIIGCFQCIAMIPGVSRSAATIIGGLAQRLNRITAAEFSFFLAVPTMFAASAYKLFKDFYKSGAIALSAQEWQLLLIGNVVAFIVAMIAVKTFITYVGKHGFKIFGYYRIFLGSILLILLLLGIDVQMA, from the coding sequence ATGAACTTTTGGGAAGCCATATTGCTTGCCATCGTAGAAGGGCTTACTGAGTTTTTGCCTATTTCGTCCACTGGGCACCTCATCATTGTTTCTACCTTTCTGGACATTGCCGGCAATGACTTTGTGAAGTTTTTCAATGTGAATATTCAATTTGGCGCCATACTGTCGGTAGTAGTGCTTTATTACAAGCGTTTTTTCAAGAGCTTCGACTTTTATTTCAAGTTGGTGGTGGGCATGCTGCCGGCGATAGTGGTGGGTGTGCTTGCCGGCGACTACATCGACGCCTTGCTCGAAAATGTATGGGTAGTCAGTGTTGCGCTGATTGTGGGCGGCTGGGTGCTGGTAAAAATAGACGAATGGCTTCCCGCATCGGCAGCCAACGCAAGCAAAGAAGTGGGTTTCCGAGAGTCGTTCATTATCGGTTGTTTTCAATGTATTGCCATGATACCGGGCGTTTCTCGCTCGGCAGCCACCATCATTGGCGGCTTGGCGCAAAGACTGAACCGCATCACCGCAGCCGAATTCTCTTTTTTCTTAGCGGTGCCTACCATGTTTGCCGCATCGGCATACAAGCTCTTCAAAGATTTCTATAAAAGCGGTGCCATTGCACTCTCTGCCCAAGAGTGGCAATTGCTTCTGATAGGCAACGTGGTGGCTTTCATCGTAGCCATGATTGCCGTGAAAACATTTATTACCTATGTAGGCAAACACGGCTTTAAGATATTCGGTTATTACCGTATTTTTTTGGGTAGCATTCTTCTTATTTTACTTCTTTTGGGCATAGACGTACAGATGGCATGA
- the truB gene encoding tRNA pseudouridine(55) synthase TruB, protein MTNTSQAGDIILIDKPYGWTSFDAVNYLKRRLKIKKAGHAGTLDPLATGLLIVCTGKKTKQIQQLQGMEKEYKAIFLLGAETPSYDLETEATYTAPFEQVQALRESDIQQCIDAHFTGEIMQRPPLYSAIKRQGKRLYELARQGKAEEVELRPTHIHVFEISAWNPPHLYVRIVCSKGTYIRSLAHDLGKALGVGGCLTALRRTRIGSYELTHALSPAQYVKQYKSKHESLS, encoded by the coding sequence ATGACCAACACATCACAAGCGGGCGACATCATACTAATAGACAAACCCTACGGCTGGACCTCTTTTGATGCGGTAAACTATCTCAAGCGCCGTTTGAAGATAAAAAAAGCAGGGCATGCGGGTACCCTTGACCCGCTGGCTACAGGCTTGTTGATTGTGTGTACTGGCAAAAAAACCAAGCAAATACAACAGCTGCAGGGCATGGAGAAGGAGTACAAAGCCATCTTTTTGCTGGGCGCTGAAACTCCCTCATATGACCTTGAAACAGAAGCAACCTATACCGCTCCCTTTGAGCAAGTACAGGCATTAAGAGAAAGCGACATACAGCAGTGCATCGATGCGCACTTCACAGGGGAAATCATGCAACGCCCGCCGCTATATTCTGCCATCAAACGGCAGGGCAAGCGCCTCTACGAGCTGGCACGCCAAGGCAAAGCAGAGGAGGTAGAGCTACGCCCTACGCACATCCATGTCTTCGAGATTTCGGCATGGAATCCGCCCCACTTGTATGTACGCATTGTATGTAGCAAGGGTACCTATATCCGTAGTCTTGCCCACGACTTGGGCAAAGCCTTAGGCGTTGGAGGCTGCCTGACTGCCCTGCGACGCACACGCATCGGCAGCTACGAACTAACGCACGCCCTTTCACCAGCACAATATGTGAAGCAGTACAAAAGCAAGCATGAGAGTTTATCATAA
- a CDS encoding bifunctional riboflavin kinase/FAD synthetase, which translates to MRVYHNLHDYQPARPTVVTTGTFDGVHQGHRRIMARLRKAAQERNTEAVVITFWPHPRMVLGQEVELLNTIEEKTERIRQEGIDALIVLPFTEDFARLMPEEYIEKIYVRGVHAGLIVIGYDHHFGYQRQGDIHLLRQLAPRYGFEVEEIPAQEIDDLTVSSTKIRRALKEGNIELANQLLGYAYTLHGTVVHGDKIGRTLGFPTANLKIEASYKLIPAAGIYAAYAYGEHFERKQALVYIGNRPTLSKQQERPNIEVFLLDFAGELYQSSLRVEFLKKLRDDQKFDSLESLQNQIQKDYQQALSFFNAL; encoded by the coding sequence ATGAGAGTTTATCATAACTTACACGATTATCAACCTGCGCGCCCTACAGTGGTAACGACCGGCACTTTTGACGGGGTACACCAAGGGCATCGCCGTATCATGGCACGCCTGCGCAAAGCAGCACAAGAGCGAAACACCGAAGCGGTGGTGATTACCTTCTGGCCCCACCCTCGCATGGTATTGGGGCAAGAAGTGGAACTGCTCAATACTATAGAAGAAAAAACAGAGCGTATCCGCCAAGAAGGCATCGACGCCCTCATCGTATTGCCCTTTACCGAAGATTTTGCCCGCCTAATGCCAGAGGAATACATAGAAAAAATTTATGTGCGCGGGGTGCATGCCGGTCTCATCGTGATTGGCTATGACCATCATTTTGGCTACCAACGCCAAGGCGACATTCATTTATTGCGACAGCTGGCGCCACGCTACGGCTTTGAGGTGGAAGAAATACCCGCACAAGAAATAGATGACCTCACGGTGAGCTCTACCAAAATACGCCGTGCCCTAAAAGAAGGCAACATCGAACTTGCCAACCAACTGTTGGGCTATGCCTATACCTTGCACGGCACCGTAGTACATGGCGACAAAATAGGGCGCACCTTAGGTTTTCCTACTGCCAACTTGAAAATAGAAGCAAGCTATAAGCTCATTCCGGCAGCTGGCATCTATGCCGCCTATGCCTATGGTGAGCATTTCGAGCGCAAACAGGCACTCGTTTACATAGGCAACCGCCCCACCTTGAGCAAGCAACAAGAGCGCCCCAATATAGAAGTCTTTTTATTAGATTTTGCCGGCGAGCTTTACCAAAGCAGCCTTCGGGTAGAGTTTCTTAAAAAGCTACGCGACGACCAAAAGTTTGATAGCTTAGAGAGCTTACAAAACCAAATCCAAAAAGATTATCAACAAGCCCTTTCATTTTTCAATGCTCTATGA